A part of Methanocorpusculum vombati genomic DNA contains:
- a CDS encoding NADH-quinone oxidoreductase subunit L has product MYPPELVAILILLLVPLVAAILLAVLNRDAIRNGIVGVASAVLIAASLFLAYLAWSSPAPILIALEHAKLISVGLFLAELVIALAIIALSLKYRRILPLALGLIQLALLFVLEFVYAESVVISTAFVVNNLSAIMVLIIGIIGTLICVYALGYMKDYHHHHTEIAERKPYFFAMLFVFLTAMFGIVLSDSLMWILCFWEVTTLCSFLLIGYSKTPEAVTNSFRAVWMNLIGGIAFTLAIISLLEIKPLDGANLLSITGIVGCQEMAALTVPAALIAVAGLTKAAQMPFSTWLTGAMVAPTPVSALLHSSTMVKAGVYLLVVFAPVFSHTAVGTALAAIGVFTFFVTSALAISQSNAKKVLAYSTIANLGLITACAGIGTPEAVMAAILLIIFHAVAKALLFMCVGAVEHRIGSRDIEDMDGLLVRLPLLATMMVIGICGMYLAPFGMLISKWAAIIAFLDAPFGWAFVILLAFGSAFTIFFWTKWLGKLFMRMNRPQAPDTVLHTSEKIAVTTTGVFTVLCCVGFTAIIVYCIEPYLAGIYTEFVVTGAMIADNILMIAVMFVILAVLVLAAYFGSAAGRTLPPYLCGRGVDEDGRFRGSLGVYKEAKSANYYMEEYCGEEVLLKPSWIISLLLIIVMFAFAFLGVMI; this is encoded by the coding sequence ATGTACCCGCCGGAACTCGTAGCCATCCTCATACTGCTGCTGGTTCCCCTGGTCGCCGCAATACTTCTTGCCGTGCTGAACAGGGACGCCATCCGCAACGGTATCGTAGGTGTTGCTTCGGCAGTTCTTATCGCTGCATCTCTCTTCCTTGCATACCTTGCATGGTCGAGTCCCGCCCCGATACTAATTGCCCTGGAACATGCGAAACTGATAAGCGTCGGTCTCTTCCTCGCAGAGCTTGTGATTGCCCTGGCAATCATTGCACTCTCCCTCAAATACCGGAGAATTCTTCCGCTCGCCCTTGGCCTGATCCAGCTTGCCCTGCTGTTTGTTCTGGAATTCGTTTATGCCGAATCCGTCGTTATCTCAACCGCATTCGTCGTCAACAACCTGTCGGCGATTATGGTACTGATCATCGGCATTATCGGCACCCTCATCTGCGTCTATGCCCTTGGCTACATGAAAGACTATCATCATCACCATACCGAGATTGCGGAACGTAAACCGTACTTCTTCGCGATGCTCTTCGTCTTCCTCACCGCCATGTTCGGTATCGTTCTCTCCGACAGTCTCATGTGGATTCTCTGCTTCTGGGAAGTCACCACACTTTGTTCCTTCCTCCTCATCGGATACTCAAAAACGCCTGAAGCAGTTACCAACTCCTTCCGCGCCGTGTGGATGAACCTCATCGGTGGTATCGCATTTACCCTTGCGATCATCTCCCTTCTGGAGATAAAACCGCTTGACGGCGCCAATCTTCTCAGTATCACCGGGATTGTCGGCTGCCAGGAAATGGCGGCACTCACCGTCCCGGCAGCACTCATCGCCGTTGCCGGTCTCACCAAAGCCGCCCAGATGCCGTTCTCAACATGGCTCACCGGTGCAATGGTCGCACCGACCCCGGTCTCCGCCCTGCTGCACTCCAGCACTATGGTAAAAGCAGGCGTCTATCTGCTGGTTGTCTTCGCGCCGGTCTTTTCGCATACCGCCGTCGGCACTGCCCTTGCCGCGATTGGTGTTTTCACCTTCTTTGTAACCTCTGCCCTTGCCATCTCGCAGAGCAACGCAAAGAAAGTCCTCGCCTACTCAACCATCGCAAACCTCGGTCTGATTACTGCCTGTGCCGGAATCGGTACCCCGGAAGCGGTCATGGCGGCAATTCTTCTGATCATCTTCCACGCCGTTGCAAAAGCACTCCTGTTCATGTGTGTCGGTGCGGTTGAACACAGAATCGGCAGCCGTGACATTGAAGACATGGACGGACTGCTTGTCCGACTCCCGCTTCTGGCAACCATGATGGTCATTGGAATCTGCGGCATGTACCTTGCGCCGTTCGGTATGCTCATCTCCAAATGGGCAGCAATCATTGCCTTCCTTGACGCTCCGTTCGGCTGGGCGTTCGTCATCCTCCTTGCGTTCGGCAGTGCCTTTACCATATTCTTCTGGACAAAGTGGCTCGGAAAACTCTTCATGCGCATGAACCGCCCGCAGGCTCCTGACACCGTACTGCATACTTCCGAAAAGATTGCAGTTACAACAACCGGTGTGTTCACCGTCCTCTGCTGTGTCGGCTTTACTGCAATCATCGTGTACTGTATCGAGCCGTATCTTGCCGGAATATATACGGAATTTGTGGTGACCGGTGCAATGATCGCCGACAATATTCTCATGATCGCCGTCATGTTCGTGATTCTCGCCGTCCTCGTTCTTGCAGCGTACTTTGGTTCTGCCGCAGGCAGAACCCTACCGCCGTATCTCTGCGGTCGCGGTGTTGATGAGGATGGTCGATTCCGCGGATCGCTTGGCGTGTACAAAGAAGCGAAGTCTGCAAACTACTACATGGAAGAGTACTGCGGAGAGGAGGTTTTACTCAAACCATCCTGGATAATTTCCCTTCTTCTCATCATCGTCATGTTTGCATTCGCATTTCTGGGGGTGATGATATGA
- a CDS encoding NADH-quinone oxidoreductase subunit H encodes MNLILAAAGAVLFLVLAPLLGGLIAGIDRILTARMQSRRGPPVLQPFYDISKLWHKERAFANPVEMIFTTGYLVLIAFSGALLFAGGDLLLVVFALALAHTFLILAAYAANAPYSTVGAERELIGVMVAEPILILLAAGFFMITGSFFASDILASAVPPIVYLPGVFLALFAVLTLKLRKSPFDIATSHHAHQELVKGVTSSLSGRTLAKVEIAHWYETILILALMFLFFAGNPVLGIIVIIVCYFLEILMDNLFPRVTWKMTVKSLWIVTILLGVANIAVIGLLGGVIG; translated from the coding sequence ATGAATCTGATACTTGCTGCAGCAGGCGCAGTCCTGTTCCTTGTTCTTGCACCGCTTCTCGGCGGACTGATCGCAGGAATTGACCGCATACTTACCGCACGGATGCAGAGCCGGCGTGGGCCGCCGGTTTTACAGCCGTTCTACGACATCAGCAAACTCTGGCACAAAGAACGTGCATTTGCAAACCCGGTGGAGATGATCTTCACCACCGGTTATCTGGTACTCATTGCCTTCTCCGGTGCACTGCTGTTCGCCGGCGGTGATCTGCTGCTGGTCGTCTTTGCCCTTGCCCTTGCGCATACGTTCCTGATTCTTGCAGCGTATGCGGCAAACGCCCCGTACTCAACCGTGGGTGCGGAACGTGAACTGATCGGTGTCATGGTTGCAGAGCCGATTCTGATCCTCCTTGCGGCAGGATTTTTCATGATAACAGGCAGTTTCTTCGCCTCCGACATTCTCGCATCGGCAGTTCCGCCGATCGTCTATCTGCCGGGCGTATTCCTCGCGCTGTTTGCGGTCCTGACGCTGAAACTGCGCAAATCCCCGTTTGATATTGCGACGTCGCATCACGCCCATCAGGAACTGGTAAAAGGTGTGACCTCGTCCTTATCCGGCAGAACGCTTGCAAAGGTGGAGATCGCCCACTGGTATGAGACGATCCTGATCCTTGCCCTGATGTTCCTGTTCTTTGCAGGAAATCCTGTTCTCGGCATCATCGTAATCATCGTCTGTTACTTCCTGGAAATTCTGATGGACAACCTGTTCCCGCGGGTGACCTGGAAGATGACGGTAAAGAGTCTGTGGATAGTAACGATCCTCCTCGGTGTCGCAAACATCGCGGTGATCGGTCTCTTAGGAGGTGTGATCGGATGA
- a CDS encoding nickel-dependent hydrogenase large subunit yields MTGRRTVVPFGPQHPVLPEPIHLDLVIEDEHVVEAVPSIGYVHRGLESLVDRREYADFVYLAERICGICSFTHSSTFCQGVEGLMGIEIPQRANYLRTMWGEYSRIHSHLLWLGLFADALGFESLFYNAWKIRESILNELEATTGGRVIQGVCKVGGVRRDVTNEFLSGMDRRLEGIESEMQEMVNVFLNDYTLKKRLVGKGILKPDDAYNLGAVGPVARGSGLPMDVRTSEYLAYQDIGFKPVTADGCDGYARCEVRCKELFQSVDIIHKIIAAMPDGDVAVPVKGNPDGEYFSRSEQPRGEVIHYLRGNGTKYLTQFRVRTPTLTNVPSLVAMLAGAELADVPQIVLTIDPCIGCMER; encoded by the coding sequence ATGACCGGCAGACGAACGGTTGTGCCGTTCGGCCCGCAGCATCCGGTGCTGCCCGAACCGATTCATCTGGACCTCGTGATCGAGGATGAACACGTGGTCGAGGCGGTGCCGTCCATCGGCTACGTGCACCGTGGTCTGGAGAGTCTGGTGGATCGCCGCGAGTATGCGGATTTTGTGTACCTTGCGGAGCGCATCTGCGGTATCTGCAGTTTCACGCACTCTTCCACATTCTGCCAGGGCGTGGAAGGACTGATGGGTATTGAGATTCCACAACGTGCCAACTATCTCCGGACGATGTGGGGCGAGTACTCGCGTATTCACAGCCATCTGCTCTGGCTTGGTCTGTTTGCGGATGCGCTGGGCTTTGAGAGTCTGTTCTACAACGCATGGAAGATCCGCGAATCGATCTTAAACGAGCTTGAGGCAACCACCGGCGGGCGGGTAATTCAGGGTGTCTGCAAGGTGGGCGGTGTCCGCCGCGATGTGACGAATGAGTTCCTGTCCGGTATGGACCGGCGGCTTGAGGGGATTGAATCCGAGATGCAGGAGATGGTGAACGTTTTCCTCAACGACTACACGCTGAAGAAGCGGCTGGTCGGCAAAGGAATCCTGAAACCGGACGATGCCTACAATCTCGGCGCGGTTGGGCCGGTTGCACGCGGATCAGGGCTCCCCATGGACGTGCGGACATCGGAGTATCTGGCGTATCAGGATATCGGGTTCAAACCGGTAACAGCAGACGGCTGTGACGGATACGCACGCTGCGAGGTACGGTGCAAGGAGCTGTTCCAGTCCGTTGACATCATTCACAAAATCATTGCCGCAATGCCGGACGGCGATGTGGCCGTGCCGGTGAAGGGTAATCCGGACGGCGAGTACTTCAGCAGGTCCGAGCAGCCCCGCGGCGAAGTGATTCACTATCTCCGCGGTAACGGTACAAAATATCTGACACAGTTCCGCGTGCGGACACCGACACTCACAAATGTTCCATCACTGGTAGCGATGCTGGCGGGCGCGGAGCTTGCGGATGTACCGCAGATTGTGCTGACAATTGATCCGTGCATCGGCTGTATGGAGAGGTGA
- a CDS encoding PH domain-containing protein, whose product MAEDVAGSSMPQDILNTFYSGENPLCVMQNLAEEQSRRKIIIVSDQRLMYFEENATGMYDDTLYAFARIESAVFHEGKRSAELRITDTDGAVLKIGWLLNEEAERLLLTLQSAMNDLGTALVSLDRRKSMFSGEEWTLKKPVDYLTKVAKSDAPPMTESYIAPILPKDEEKEEDGETPELFEESCEPVSGPVTPAAEETMDQDTVKECLKALRTLYDNHVLTEEQYRKLRLPLLEKLDI is encoded by the coding sequence ATGGCTGAGGATGTGGCAGGCAGTTCGATGCCTCAGGATATTCTGAATACCTTCTACTCCGGCGAAAATCCGCTGTGCGTCATGCAGAATCTTGCCGAGGAGCAAAGCCGCAGGAAAATAATCATCGTCTCGGATCAGCGGCTGATGTACTTTGAGGAGAACGCGACCGGTATGTATGATGATACGCTGTATGCGTTTGCCCGTATTGAATCGGCTGTCTTTCATGAAGGAAAGAGATCGGCGGAACTGCGGATCACCGATACGGATGGTGCGGTGCTGAAGATCGGCTGGCTTCTGAATGAGGAGGCCGAGCGGCTTCTTCTGACGTTACAGTCGGCGATGAATGATCTTGGTACAGCCCTGGTGTCACTTGACCGCAGAAAGTCGATGTTTTCCGGCGAGGAGTGGACGCTGAAAAAGCCGGTGGATTACCTGACAAAAGTCGCGAAGTCGGATGCCCCGCCGATGACGGAGAGCTATATTGCGCCGATTCTTCCCAAAGATGAGGAGAAGGAAGAAGACGGGGAGACGCCGGAGCTGTTTGAGGAAAGCTGCGAACCGGTTTCCGGACCGGTGACTCCCGCAGCGGAGGAGACGATGGATCAGGATACCGTGAAAGAGTGTCTGAAAGCACTTCGCACGCTGTATGATAATCATGTTCTGACCGAGGAGCAGTACCGCAAACTGCGGCTGCCGCTTCTGGAGAAACTGGATATTTAA
- a CDS encoding NADH-quinone oxidoreductase subunit C, giving the protein MTMEIIPASPAGIEKIAADMKAEGRRLVVITCTAAAEEYDLTYSFARENDLRHYRMTVPEGTVIPSIGASYGGAFVYENEIHDLYGFTFTGMTIDFGGTFIRTSVPYPFKKKETPAPTVTKVPKEGAS; this is encoded by the coding sequence ATGACGATGGAAATTATCCCTGCATCTCCCGCAGGAATTGAAAAAATAGCGGCTGACATGAAGGCCGAGGGGCGCCGTCTTGTGGTGATCACCTGTACTGCGGCGGCTGAGGAGTACGACCTTACCTACTCGTTTGCCCGGGAAAATGATCTCCGGCATTACCGGATGACCGTTCCGGAAGGAACGGTCATCCCGTCCATCGGCGCGTCCTACGGCGGCGCGTTTGTGTACGAAAATGAGATTCATGATCTCTACGGGTTTACCTTCACCGGCATGACGATCGACTTCGGTGGAACGTTCATCCGAACGAGTGTGCCCTATCCGTTCAAAAAGAAGGAAACACCCGCACCGACGGTGACGAAAGTCCCGAAGGAGGGCGCATCATGA
- a CDS encoding NADH-quinone oxidoreductase subunit B family protein, producing MSSAGKSPWLLHYNASSCNGCDIEILAALTPLYDVERFGIINTGNPAHADIFVVTGSVNEQNKEVLKNLYDQIPEPKVVVAVGICASSGGVFRDCYNVSGGVDTIIPVDVYVPGCSVRPEALIEGVVKAIGVLEQKRAVLDSGGSL from the coding sequence ATGAGTTCGGCAGGAAAGTCTCCCTGGCTTCTGCACTACAATGCGTCCAGCTGCAACGGATGCGACATTGAAATTCTCGCAGCCCTGACGCCTCTGTACGATGTGGAGCGGTTCGGCATTATCAATACCGGCAACCCGGCGCACGCGGATATTTTTGTCGTGACCGGCAGTGTAAACGAGCAGAACAAAGAGGTTTTGAAAAACCTCTACGACCAGATCCCCGAACCGAAAGTCGTTGTTGCGGTCGGCATCTGTGCATCGTCCGGCGGCGTGTTCCGCGACTGTTACAATGTCTCCGGCGGCGTTGACACGATCATTCCGGTGGACGTGTATGTACCGGGATGTTCGGTGCGGCCAGAGGCTCTGATTGAGGGAGTGGTCAAAGCGATCGGCGTTCTGGAACAAAAACGTGCTGTACTTGACAGCGGAGGTTCACTATGA